CCCCACGCAGATGCGCGCAGGTGCGCGCAGACTGCTGGCCTCGCATTTGATCAATGTGGCGCGTGCGCTGAGCGCAGCGGGCCAGGGCGCGCATGCGCGCGCAATGCTGCTGCGCCCGGAGGCGCGGGCCAACCTGACCTATTGGTTGCGCAGCCTGCCCGGCGTGCTGCTGGCGACCGGCAGGGGCTGATACCTCATGCCGGCGCTCTCCTTGATATTGGCCACCGTGGGTCGGACCACCGATCTGGATAGGTGCCTGGATGCACTGGCCGCGCAAACAAGCAAGGACTTCGAAGTACTGGTCATTGATCAGAACCGCGATGCCCGCCTGCTGCCCCACGTCGCACGTGCTCAGGCGGCGGGGCTGGATGTGCGCCATCACCGCATGGACCGAGCCAGCCTGTCCGGCGCGCGCAATCTGGGCCTGACCGAGGCGCGGGGCCTATATGTGGCCTTCCCTGACGACGACTGTTGGTATGAGCCGGACACCGTTGAGCAAGTGCTATCGGCATTTGCCGCATCGCCCGAATTGGGTGGGCTCAGCATCAATTGGGTCGAGCAGAGTGCAGCGCTTGGCGAGGCGACCTCCGGGAGCGAGCTCAACCTGGCCGCATGGCGCGCTTATCGGGGCGGGGAGGCCAGCTCGATTTCGCTGTTTCTGCGCGCCGAGCTGGCCAGGCAGTTGCAAGGCTTTGACGAGCGCCTGGGCGTAGGGCAGTGGTTCGGCGCGGCCGAAGAGATTGATCTGGTGCTGCGCGCGCTTGGCACGGGCGCGCGTGTTGCGCGCCTCCGCGAGGCCCGGGTTCATCACGCCTATGGCAGGCAGGCCGCCATCCCTGCGCGCAGGCTATGGGTCTCGTCCCTGGCCAGAGCGCGAGGGACCGGGGCCGTCTATGCCAAGCATCGTCTTTCCGCTTGGGTCGTGGCACGTGGCCTCGTCGCGCCGGTGCTCAAGGCTGTGCTTCGGCTCAACTGGCAGGCATGCGTGGTTGGACTGGCGACCAGCCTTGGCAGACTGCAGGGCATGCGCGCCTGGCGCCGCGCGGAGCGCAAGCATCATCTGGGTTAGGCGTTGCTGGGCTGTTGGCAGGCATTTGGGGAGTTGGGCTGAATGAAGGTCGCTTTTGTTTTTGATTACGTCATGCACTATCACCGTGCGACCTTGCAAGCCATCGAGTCGCGCGTCAGGGATCTCGGCGGGCAATTCACTTTGTACACGGCGCGCCACGCGCAAGCGGGTACGGGCCGTGCGCCCCTCACCACGGCGGTTGTTGGCGACCAGCGGTTCTACACCCTGGCCGAGAAATATGTAGGCAGCTATGCCCTGCGCCACCAGCAAGGGCTGGTTGAGCAACTCGAGCAGCAACGGCCGGACATCATCGTCACGATGTGCCATTCGGGCACCTGGTCCGAATGGCTGATTGCCAAGAACAAGCGCAAATGGGGTAGTCGTCTGCTGGCATGGCAATGCGGCTACGAGTACAACCCGGGGCTTCTCAAGCGCAGCGTGCTGGCTGCGTTCATTCCCCGTTTCGACATGCATCTGTGCTACCACTCGAACGCGAAGCGCTACGCCATCGCCCATGGCGCCAGGCCCGAGCAGACGCTGGTGATGCACAACACGATCGACGAAGGGGCGATCGTCGCTGGCGACAAGCTCGAGGCGCGCCGGAGCCTGGAACAACGCCACCCCCAGTTGGCGGGCAAACGTCTCGTGCTTTACGTTGGTGCGGTGCTGGAAGAGAAGAACCTCGATCGGGTTTTCGAGGCGCTTGCACGGCTCAAGGACGAGCGCAACTTCTTCCTGCTGGTTGGCGACGGCCCCTATCTCGCCACGCTCAAGCAGCGCTACGCGCAACGCAGCGACTGGCTGGCCGCGGGGCGGGTGGTCGACGGTGTTGGCAGCTATTTCGACGCGGCCGATGTCTTCGTGCTGCCCGGCACCGGTGGCCTGGCCATCAACGAGGCCATGGCCCATCGGCTTGCCGTCGTCTCAGGCTACGCCGATGGCAGCGCCGACGATCTGGTACAGGACGGGGTCACGGGCTTCCGCCTGCAAGGCGACTCGGTGGAAGAGCTGGCGCACCGGCTTGGGCAACTGCTCGACGACCCAGGCCTGGCCAGAAGCATGGGCGACGCCGGCGAGCAGCGCATTCGCGGCGATCTGTCGTTCGAGCGCTTCATAGACCGCGTGATGCAGGGCTTGCTGACACAGGCGAAACCGGCGCGTCAATGATTTCGCGCAGCCGGCGGCGAGGGCCAGCCTAGTTGCTCGGACGAATCTCGCTGCTGAAGTTGGCGCTGGTGCCCACGGTTTCGAAATACAGCACATTGCGCTTGGTCGGCAGCGGCGTGGTGGGCGCCTTGCCGATGTAGACCCGTTGGCTGCCGGGGCCGCTGACGCTCAGCGTGTAGGTCTTGCTGCCGCATGTGAGCTGGGCCTGCCAGCTGCCGCCGGCCGTCCACATGGCCAGATCGGTCCAGTAGCTCAGACCGATGGCGCTGGGCAGGGGCGTGGTGGCGCTGGGGTTGAGCCCGCTCAGCGGCGCAATCTGGCAGGCACTGTGGAAGGCCAGACCCAGCCGCTTGGCGCTGGGTAGCAGGCCGGCCTGCAGGCTGCTGAGTGCAATGCTGGTCTGCTCGGCAAAGCCGCTGCTGGTGACGCGGTAGCCGCGGCTCACGCTGGCGCCGGGCCGGTAGTTGGCCTGCTTGGCCACGAGGCGGTTCTCGGTGGCCGAAAAGCTGCTCACCTCGCCCTTGTTCCAGCTCACCTGACCAAGCCCGTCTATCAGCACCACATTGTTGGCCGGGCCGCGGCTGAAGTAGTCGGTGTGGAAGGGCGAGGTATAGCTCACCGTGCCGGAGTCCGTGCTGATCTGCGTATTGCCTTCATACAACTCGTAGGTCAACGCTTCTTCCTGCGCGTGATTGGCCGCGGCCTGACCGTAATGGACAAACGCCTGCCAGGTGCCTGACTTGAGTACGGCCATGCGTATGGCCGGGAAGTTGCGGGTGTAGACGGCGGGCAACTGCGGTGCGGTCAGGCTGCTCGAGGCGGGTGGGTCCAGCAGGGATTCCCAGGTGCGCCAGCGGCTGGCCAGATCGACGCCGTAGTAGGTGGGCAGGACGCGGAACAGCTTCCAGTGGACGGCCGGCGTGGCCACCGGCAGCCGGGCCGCACTGTCGCTGGGGTTGGGCAGCATGTTGTCGGCGAAGCGGTAATCGAATGCCGCCAGCAGCAGCCGTAGCGTGTAATCGCGTTCGGCGCTGAAGCGCGAACTCTGCCC
This portion of the Paucibacter sediminis genome encodes:
- a CDS encoding glycosyltransferase family 2 protein; this encodes MPALSLILATVGRTTDLDRCLDALAAQTSKDFEVLVIDQNRDARLLPHVARAQAAGLDVRHHRMDRASLSGARNLGLTEARGLYVAFPDDDCWYEPDTVEQVLSAFAASPELGGLSINWVEQSAALGEATSGSELNLAAWRAYRGGEASSISLFLRAELARQLQGFDERLGVGQWFGAAEEIDLVLRALGTGARVARLREARVHHAYGRQAAIPARRLWVSSLARARGTGAVYAKHRLSAWVVARGLVAPVLKAVLRLNWQACVVGLATSLGRLQGMRAWRRAERKHHLG
- a CDS encoding glycosyltransferase family 4 protein, with the protein product MKVAFVFDYVMHYHRATLQAIESRVRDLGGQFTLYTARHAQAGTGRAPLTTAVVGDQRFYTLAEKYVGSYALRHQQGLVEQLEQQRPDIIVTMCHSGTWSEWLIAKNKRKWGSRLLAWQCGYEYNPGLLKRSVLAAFIPRFDMHLCYHSNAKRYAIAHGARPEQTLVMHNTIDEGAIVAGDKLEARRSLEQRHPQLAGKRLVLYVGAVLEEKNLDRVFEALARLKDERNFFLLVGDGPYLATLKQRYAQRSDWLAAGRVVDGVGSYFDAADVFVLPGTGGLAINEAMAHRLAVVSGYADGSADDLVQDGVTGFRLQGDSVEELAHRLGQLLDDPGLARSMGDAGEQRIRGDLSFERFIDRVMQGLLTQAKPARQ
- a CDS encoding heparinase II/III domain-containing protein, whose product is MTATAPVSSGDGLTTTASSSKSLALPAAGVFYGIREAKEDWTTLAAKLKTSADIATWLKAQKTDVDNWSARSRERADMVGGWVQNYLDPKTGALVTWTPDSPEPTKIAGTGEQKFYEAWVAYVRGYNIARTQMAARIYRLTGETKYGEWAAKQLDFYAKNYKTWPVRTFNGRGQMYRHGLDEAYDSFTLVDAARLLEGYGGTARNAAWRDGLFLPMAENLKTVTSPMTNISLWHYAAMAGIGVRYKNSSLLDYAQNSSQGMLAVLKNGVTADNLWIEGTFAYNDYVVDALSKLLVGASLEGQSSRFSAERDYTLRLLLAAFDYRFADNMLPNPSDSAARLPVATPAVHWKLFRVLPTYYGVDLASRWRTWESLLDPPASSSLTAPQLPAVYTRNFPAIRMAVLKSGTWQAFVHYGQAAANHAQEEALTYELYEGNTQISTDSGTVSYTSPFHTDYFSRGPANNVVLIDGLGQVSWNKGEVSSFSATENRLVAKQANYRPGASVSRGYRVTSSGFAEQTSIALSSLQAGLLPSAKRLGLAFHSACQIAPLSGLNPSATTPLPSAIGLSYWTDLAMWTAGGSWQAQLTCGSKTYTLSVSGPGSQRVYIGKAPTTPLPTKRNVLYFETVGTSANFSSEIRPSN